Part of the Bacteroidota bacterium genome is shown below.
AAGAAAGCCATTGATAATAAAACCAAGAAAGTGGTGAAAAAACTCAAGGACAACCTTGAAAAAACCACACTCGGCGATATCAGCGTTCTTGCAGCACTGAAAGAAGAAATGGATCAGGAAGTAAAAGATAAACTGGAAGCCAAAGAGCGCGACAAACAGGCTAAAATAGCCGCTGATGTTACTCCCGATGCTCCCGAAGCTATCGATACTGCCGAAGCTCCCGAAGCCGAAGCTGCACCTGAACCGGAAGCTAAAGACGAAGAATAATTTCGTTCACACATGAAAAGAAAGCTGCCCCGCAAGGGCGGCTTTTTTTTTACGTTCCACATACATTTACAGATTACTTCACTTTTATATCGGAATTATTGATATTTTTGAAGTATAAAATAATAATCAGAATCATGAAAAAAATATTTTTACTTTTTGCACTCGTCAGTCTGTTTGCTGCACCCATTGCTAAAGCACAGATATGCACCCCCGACATCAACAATACCAGCTTCCTGAGTCCCGACACCCTGCAGGATTTTGCGCCTGCTTTTACCGGTGTTCCTTACGTGCAGGTACTGCAGGTGAAAGTCCCGACAGACACCACCATCTACATTTTTCCGGTGACCATCGATTCTATCAGGCTGGACAATATTCTGAACATGCCTCCCAATTTTACGTACAGCTGTAACAGCGATTCCTGTGTTATCTATGGCGGAACACGCGGCTGTATTCAGATAACAGGTACAGCGGCTCTTGCCGATACCGGCCTGTGGAACCTTACCATGGATGTGTTCATGACCGGTCACTCCACCATTCTGGGCGATTCAACCATGTTCTTTGCACTGAAAGGCTACAGCATAGTCGTCATTGATTCAGCCTACATGGGCGTTGACCCTGTTGAAGGACAGTATGGCTTCAACGT
Proteins encoded:
- a CDS encoding T9SS type A sorting domain-containing protein, whose product is MKKIFLLFALVSLFAAPIAKAQICTPDINNTSFLSPDTLQDFAPAFTGVPYVQVLQVKVPTDTTIYIFPVTIDSIRLDNILNMPPNFTYSCNSDSCVIYGGTRGCIQITGTAALADTGLWNLTMDVFMTGHSTILGDSTMFFALKGYSIVVIDSAYMGVDPVEGQYGFNVMQNKPNPVTTATEIGVLSKGHEKITFELYDILGARVASREFVSGKGYNPIGFTPGNLSPGIYLYKVSNGSKTVVRRMMIAGK